In Mongoliitalea daihaiensis, one DNA window encodes the following:
- the mraZ gene encoding division/cell wall cluster transcriptional repressor MraZ, translating into MGMFNSRYDVKVDAKGRLALPAKIKAAIPESNGAELILRYGDDGCLALYTQVKFKKLLHQVESLSDRDPIQRRIKRSFFESMTEVELDSAGRLLIPKPFLQWSGIDKDAIVCGVNGLIEIWSPEKYQQNTLDPAELSKLMDQYLS; encoded by the coding sequence ATGGGAATGTTCAACAGTAGGTATGATGTCAAAGTCGACGCAAAAGGTCGTCTGGCATTGCCCGCCAAGATAAAGGCGGCAATTCCGGAGTCCAATGGCGCCGAGTTGATCCTACGTTATGGTGACGATGGCTGTCTTGCGTTGTATACTCAAGTCAAGTTCAAAAAACTTTTACACCAAGTTGAATCCCTGTCTGACAGAGATCCGATTCAAAGAAGGATAAAAAGAAGTTTTTTCGAAAGTATGACTGAAGTGGAATTGGATAGTGCAGGTCGTCTATTAATTCCAAAGCCATTTTTACAATGGTCAGGGATTGATAAAGACGCGATTGTTTGCGGTGTCAATGGCCTGATAGAAATCTGGAGTCCAGAAAAATATCAGCAGAACACCTTAGATCCTGCTGAGCTTTCAAAATTGATGGATCAATACCTCTCATAA
- a CDS encoding FtsL-like putative cell division protein — translation MTENTFRKRIKANGKSSASQGSLFSKLDEKLNVTAVFGVGIPVKFVPPIMYAAFIAMIYIWSNHRSERMIRQIDLMQREVEDLRADVTTLEAEFMYSSKQSEVAKKIELLGIEEIKEPPFKIVSKK, via the coding sequence ATGACTGAGAATACATTCAGAAAAAGAATCAAAGCCAATGGGAAGTCAAGTGCTTCGCAGGGAAGTCTTTTTTCCAAATTAGATGAGAAGCTGAATGTAACTGCGGTTTTTGGGGTGGGGATCCCTGTAAAATTTGTTCCGCCAATCATGTACGCAGCTTTTATTGCGATGATTTATATCTGGAGTAACCATAGATCTGAACGCATGATTCGGCAGATTGATTTGATGCAACGGGAAGTGGAAGACCTAAGAGCGGATGTCACAACCTTAGAAGCAGAGTTTATGTACAGCAGTAAGCAGTCAGAGGTAGCTAAGAAAATTGAATTGTTAGGAATTGAAGAAATAAAAGAACCACCATTTAAAATCGTCTCTAAAAAGTGA
- the rsmH gene encoding 16S rRNA (cytosine(1402)-N(4))-methyltransferase RsmH, whose product MTIRDYHIPVMLNPCIEGLAIDPNGIYVDLTFGGGGHSKAILERLDKGHLYGFDQDSDAEANIPEDDRFTFVQANFRDFKKYLKLYGVKQVDGILADLGISSHQIDEPTRGFSTRFDGGLDMRMSSAIDLTAAKLLNTYEERQLHKILGIYGEVKNAKTLAQAITSRRAMKGFDTTADFKEFLQKFAPRGKEFKYFAQVFQALRIEVNDEMGALEEMLLQTVDVLKPEGRLVIMSYHSLEDRLVKNFINKGKFQGEVEKDFYGNQIRPLEPVVRKAIIADAEEIARNNRARSAKLRIAKKI is encoded by the coding sequence ATGACAATCAGAGATTACCATATTCCAGTAATGCTGAATCCCTGCATTGAAGGCTTGGCTATAGACCCTAATGGGATCTATGTAGACTTGACCTTTGGCGGGGGGGGACATTCCAAGGCTATTTTAGAGCGCTTGGATAAGGGGCATTTGTATGGGTTTGATCAGGACTCTGATGCAGAGGCCAATATCCCAGAAGATGATCGATTTACCTTTGTACAGGCCAATTTTAGGGATTTTAAAAAATATCTCAAACTCTATGGTGTCAAGCAGGTGGATGGGATCTTGGCTGATTTGGGGATTAGTTCCCATCAGATTGATGAGCCTACTCGCGGTTTTTCTACCCGCTTTGATGGAGGATTGGATATGCGGATGAGCAGTGCAATTGATCTGACTGCTGCCAAGCTACTCAATACCTATGAAGAGCGCCAGCTGCATAAGATTTTGGGAATCTATGGAGAGGTCAAAAATGCAAAAACATTGGCTCAAGCCATTACCTCGCGTAGAGCGATGAAGGGTTTCGATACTACGGCAGATTTTAAAGAGTTCTTACAAAAATTTGCTCCTCGAGGAAAAGAGTTCAAATACTTTGCTCAAGTATTTCAAGCCCTTCGAATTGAAGTGAATGATGAGATGGGAGCTTTAGAAGAAATGCTTCTTCAGACGGTAGACGTTTTGAAACCAGAGGGTAGATTGGTCATCATGAGTTACCACTCTTTAGAAGATCGTCTGGTAAAGAATTTTATCAATAAAGGGAAGTTTCAGGGAGAGGTAGAAAAGGATTTCTACGGGAATCAAATCAGGCCTTTGGAGCCAGTAGTCAGAAAAGCCATTATAGCTGATGCCGAAGAAATAGCCAGAAATAATCGTGCAAGAAGTGCCAAACTAAGAATAGCAAAAAAGATCTAG
- a CDS encoding peroxiredoxin family protein, producing MELLISPDVIPFLLTFQESGEKWEAFVKNDRDILHFEEIVIKNDSIFIEMGVFDSVLKLKLDESNTLSGGFVKNFVPDYFIPLQGSQEFTSRFPVVEQPRIDFSGRWKIRFTKSDGDGYDAIGLFEQTGDQIRGTFLTPLGDYRFLEGNVSGDELYMSTFDGSHAFLFRATLSTEGELIGSFRSGPRYQESFIGERNETFELPDAYSMNYLKEGFDRIQFAFPDVDGNMVSSEDPRFKDKLVLIQLFGTWCPNCVDETRFLAPWYERNKDKGIEIIGLAFESKADFTYASERVKKTIDRLQANYTFLIAGSSNKEEASKALPALNQVIAFPTLIYLDKTGAVRKIHTGFNGPGTGAYYERWIEEHETFIRELLNE from the coding sequence ATGGAACTGTTGATTTCCCCTGACGTCATCCCTTTCCTTTTGACCTTTCAAGAAAGTGGTGAAAAGTGGGAAGCTTTTGTTAAAAACGATCGTGATATACTTCATTTCGAAGAAATAGTAATCAAAAATGATTCGATTTTTATTGAAATGGGCGTGTTTGACAGCGTATTGAAATTAAAACTAGATGAATCAAATACCTTAAGTGGTGGTTTTGTGAAAAATTTTGTCCCTGACTATTTTATACCACTTCAAGGTTCACAAGAGTTCACTAGCAGATTCCCAGTCGTGGAGCAGCCTCGTATAGATTTTTCAGGTCGTTGGAAGATCCGCTTTACTAAATCGGATGGAGATGGCTATGATGCTATTGGTCTATTTGAGCAAACTGGAGATCAAATCCGGGGCACATTTCTCACACCCTTGGGAGATTATCGCTTTCTGGAAGGAAATGTCAGTGGTGATGAATTGTATATGAGCACATTTGATGGAAGTCATGCGTTTTTATTTCGTGCAACGCTTTCTACAGAAGGTGAATTGATTGGTAGCTTCAGAAGTGGTCCGCGATATCAAGAATCATTTATAGGTGAGCGAAACGAAACCTTTGAACTACCGGATGCCTATAGCATGAATTACCTCAAAGAAGGTTTTGATCGCATTCAGTTTGCATTCCCCGATGTAGACGGAAACATGGTCTCTTCGGAAGATCCTCGATTTAAAGATAAACTTGTGTTGATACAGCTATTTGGCACTTGGTGCCCAAACTGCGTGGATGAAACAAGATTTCTGGCTCCTTGGTATGAACGTAACAAAGATAAAGGCATTGAAATTATTGGTTTAGCTTTTGAAAGTAAAGCAGACTTTACCTATGCAAGTGAGCGTGTCAAAAAAACCATCGACCGACTCCAGGCTAACTATACGTTTTTGATTGCAGGAAGCAGCAATAAGGAAGAAGCTTCCAAGGCATTACCGGCACTCAATCAAGTAATCGCTTTTCCAACACTTATCTACTTAGATAAAACTGGAGCTGTGAGAAAAATTCACACAGGCTTCAATGGCCCTGGTACGGGTGCCTACTACGAGCGATGGATTGAGGAACACGAAACTTTCATTCGGGAATTACTGAATGAATAA